The Watersipora subatra chromosome 1, tzWatSuba1.1, whole genome shotgun sequence genome has a window encoding:
- the LOC137385633 gene encoding 26S proteasome non-ATPase regulatory subunit 9-like has translation MEELQSEYEDLCKQKDTIEEKIANLTEILNCNGNVGMDEPLVDGDGYPRSDIDVYSVRHSRHQIICLQNDHKGVMKDLEAKLYQIHDCARKTQTVSSGVSTCTSGQTVKPQPFLTVNQVMTASPAAHAGLQTGDLIKEFGSVNSSNFKNLQDIALVVQHSKDKVVKLLIEREGQDYRLELTPRVWSGRGLLGCNVVEYKKP, from the exons ATGGAAGAGCTCCAAAGTGAATACGAAGATTTGTGCAAGCAAAAAGATACAATTGAAGAGAAGATAGCTAATCTAACTGAGATACTCAACTGC AATGGAAATGTTGGTATGGACGAGCCTTTGGTGGACGGTGATGGTTACCCCAGATCAGACATTGATGTATACTCTGTGAGGCATTCTCGGCATCAGATTATCT GCCTTCAGAATGATCATAAAGGAGTCATGAAAGATCTTGAAGCGAAGCTCTATCAGATACACGACTGCGCCAGGAAGACTCAGACTGTCTCTAGTGGAGTATCAACTTGCACGAGTGGTCAAACCGTCAAACCTCAACCTTTTCTCACAGTCAATCAGGTTATGACAGCGAGTCCAGCAGCCCATGCG GGTTTGCAAACAGGAGATTTGATTAAAGAGTTTGGAAGTGTGAACAGCAGCAACTTCAAGAACTTGCAAGATATTGCACTTGTTGTTCAACATAGTAAGGAT AAGGTTGTGAAGCTACTGATCGAACGTGAAGGTCAAGATTACAGACTAGAGCTGACTCCACGTGTGTGGTCTGGTAGAGGACTTTTAGG GTGCAATGTGGTGGAGTATAAGAAACCATAA
- the LOC137385632 gene encoding uncharacterized protein encodes MEGSYSLGVKFVSKYDPGAEAEAREWIKELTGTEIAAGQEQMFNSLKDGCVLVKLVQAVYQGTEKLPLAAQQYSEFIKVNSSVVPFKQMENIDVFLRACESYGVAPTGIFPVNNLYENKNMGNVIDCIIQLGTEAQRHGFQGPSCGPKPTTAKKRNFSYEKLKAGQGIIGLQSGSNKFASQKGMSIGSVRHVSDIKADKMTREGQGILNLQTGTNQFASQKGMSMGAVRHVSDIRAGAIAPESHGLVNLQAGTNQYASQKGMSLGAVRHASDIKADQMSQKGQGMLTQQTGTNQFASQKGMSMGGVRHASDIKADDMSQEGQGILSLQTGTNQYASQKGMSIGAVRHVSDIKTCSMSQEGQGMLTQQTGTNQFASQKGMSLGSVRHASDLKADQMTQEGQGFLNQQTGSYNFATQKGMSLGSLRHPSDIKTNDMAQETQGFLNLHSATNQFASQKGMSMGSVRHISDIKAEKMTQKAQGMLNLQTGTNQFASQKGMSMGGVRHASDIRADDMSQAGQGMLTQQTGTNQFASQKGMCLGGVRHASDIRADDMSQAGQGMLTQQTGTNQFASQKGMSLGGVRHVSDIKADDMTQEAQGILSLQTGTNQFASQKGMSLGAVRHIADIRTDKMTQEGQGILNQQTGSNQFASQKGMSLGAVRHASDIKSGDISQEGQGIIGQQAGSNLYASQKGMSIGSVRHASDLKAENMTQAAQGMLTQQTGTNQFASQKGMSIGSVRHVSDIKTEDMSQAGQGVLSLQTGTNQYASQKGMSMGAVRHVADIQTEKQNQKAQGMLNLQTGTNQFASQKGMSLGSVRHVADIKADKMSQATQGLLSQQAGSNQFATQKGMSMGSVRHVSDIKADQMSQEAQGMLSLQTGTNQFASQKGMSIGSVRHASDIKSDDLSQEGQGILSLQTGTNKFATQKGMSMGSMRHPSDIKVNNMSQEGQGILNQQAGSNQYASQKGMSLGSVRHASDLKSEKMSQDAQGMLNFQTGSNKFASQKGMSIGSVRHVSDIKTEGMTQEGQGILGLQTGTNQFATQKGMSMGAVRHIADIKSDKMTQEAQGMLSLQTGTNQFASQKGMSMGGVRHVSDIKADEMSKESQGMLNPQTGTNQFASQKGMSIGKSRHAADIKSDGMCQESQGTITKQAGTNEFASQKGMSIGAIRHVADISGGKICQESQGLLNQQLGTGQFATQKGMAMGKTRHVGDIDGGQVSQLSQGFVGLQAGTNKFATQKGMSFGKGRGISDARITQVYDGYEHENGFADEENMIGEQNGYCAEEPALPIENGFEPEELGTYESGNEEPNTNEPEYGEPNTNEPEYGEPNTNEPEYEETNTYDPEERNMYNSGEENNDTYDQDENAGNESEFGFPGADNTFDSAIECEN; translated from the exons ACTTGTGCAGGCTGTCTACCAAGGAACAGAGAAGTTACCTCTCGCTGCCCAGCAGTATTCGGAGTTCATCAAGGTCAACAGTTCAGTTGTTCCATTCAAGCAG ATGGAAAATATAGACGTATTTCTGAGAGCTTGTGAATCATATGGCGTGGCACCTACCGGTATCTTCCCTGTCAACAACCTTTATGAGAACAAAAACATGGGCAATGTGATTGACTGCATCATCCAACTTGGCACTGAG GCTCAAAGGCACGGCTTTCAAGGACCTTCCTGTGGACCTAAGCCCACAACAGCCAAGAAACGAAACTTCAGTTATGAGAAGTTGAAGGCAGGCCAAGGGATCATTGGACTGCAATCAG GTTCGAATAAGTTTGCTAGCCAGAAAGGCATGTCTATTGGATCAGTCCGTCATGTTTCGGATATAAAGGCAGACAAGATGACTCGTGAAGGACAGGGGATACTCAACTTACAAACCGGCACCAATCAGTTTGCATCCCAGAAGGGAATGAGTATGGGAGCTGTAAGACACGTTTCCGACATTAGGGCTGGTGCCATTGCACCCGAAAGCCATGGACTAGTCAATCTTCAAGCTG GTACGAACCAATATGCCAGTCAAAAAGGAATGTCACTTGGAGCCGTGAGACATGCCTCAGACATTAAAGCTGACCAGATGTCACAGAAAGGTCAAGGTATGCTGACACAACAGACGGGAACAAATCAGTTTGCATCCCAAAAAGGAATGAGCATGGGAGGAGTAAGACACGCGTCAGATATAAAAGCTGATGACATGTCACAAGAGGGTCAAGGAATTCTGAGCTTACAAACCGGCACAAACCAGTATGCGTCACAAAAGGGAATGTCCATCGGAGCAGTTCGTCATGTTTCTGATATAAAAACCTGCAGCATGTCCCAAGAAGGGCAAGGGATGTTAACCCAACAAACTGGTACTAACCAGTTTGCCAGCCAGAAGGGCATGTCATTAGGGTCAGTTAGGCATGCATCCGACCTCAAAGCAGATCAAATGACTCAGGAAGGTCAAGGATTTCTCAACCAGCAAACAGGAAGTTATAATTTCGCAACCCAAAAAGGAATGAGTCTTGGATCCTTGAGACATCCTTCTGATATAAAGACAAATGATATGGCTCAAGAAACACAAGGTTTTCTAAATCTGCATTCAGCAACAAACCAGTTTGCAAGTCAAAAGGGCATGTCAATGGGTTCAGTAAGACACATTTCGGATATTAAAGCAGAAAAGATGACACAGAAAGCACAAGGAATGTTGAACCTGCAGACAGGAACCAACCAGTTTGCTTCCCAAAAAGGTATGAGCATGGGAGGGGTGAGACACGCATCAGATATTAGAGCAGATGATATGTCACAAGCAGGTCAGGGAATGCTCACTCAGCAAACAGGAACCAACCAATTCGCAAGTCAAAAAGGAATGTGCCTTGGAGGAGTGAGACATGCATCAGATATTAGAGCAGATGACATGTCACAAGCAGGTCAGGGAATGCTTACTCAGCAAACAGGAACCAACCAATTTGCAAGTCAAAAAGGAATGTCCCTTGGAGGAGTGAGACATGTCTCAGACATAAAAGCAGATGATATGACACAAGAAGCACAAGGAATACTAAGCTTACAAACTGGTACAAACCAATTCGCAAGTCAAAAAGGAATGTCTCTTGGTGCAGTCAGACATATAGCTGACATCAGAACAGATAAAATGACGCAAGAAGGCCAAGGTATACTTAACCAACAAACTGGTAGCAATCAGTTTGCATCACAGAAGGGAATGAGTCTAGGTGCTGTCAGACATGCATCAGATATTAAAAGTGGTGACATTTCCCAAGAAGGCCAAGGAATTATTGGCCAACAAGCTGGATCCAATCTTTATGCTAGCCAGAAAGGGATGTCCATTGGCTCTGTCAGGCATGCATCAGACCTTAAAGCTGAGAACATGACCCAAGCAGCACAAGGTATGTTAACTCAACAGACTGGAACAAATCAATTTGCTTCTCAGAAAGGAATGAGTATAGGATCAGTAAGACATGTCTCAGACATTAAAACTGAAGACATGTCACAGGCTGGACAAGGAGTTCTCAGCTTACAGACTGGAACCAACCAATACGCCAGCCAAAAGGGAATGTCTATGGGAGCAGTCCGACACGTggcagacatacagacagaaaaacaaaatcaGAAAGCTCAAGGAATGTTAAATTTACAAACAGGAACAAATCAATTTGCATCTCAGAAGGGTATGAGCCTAGGATCTGTCAGACACGTGGCTGACATTAAGGCTGACAAAATGTCACAAGCAACTCAAGGATTGCTTAGCCAGCAAGCAGGAAGCAACCAGTTCGCAACTCAAAAAGGCATGTCTATGGGCTCAGTAAGACATGTGTCTGATATCAAGGCAGATCAGATGAGCCAGGAAGCACAAGGGATGTTGAGCCTTCAAACCGGAACCAACCAATTTGCTTCACAGAAGGGTATGAGTATTGGATCAGTGAGACACGCATCAGATATAAAATCGGATGACCTTTCCCAAGAGGGACAAGGTATTCTCAGTCTGCAAACTGGTACCAATAAGTTTGCAACTCAAAAGGGAATGTCAATGGGATCGATGAGACATCCATCCGATATTAAAGTTAATAACATGAGCCAAGAAGGCCAAGGAATTCTGAACCAACAAGCCGGATCAAACCAATATGCCAGCCAAAAGGGAATGTCATTAGGGTCGGTCAGACATGCCTCCGATCTTAAATCTGAGAAGATGAGTCAAGATGCGCAAGGCATGCTAAATTTTCAAACTGGCAGCAACAAATTTGCTTCCCAGAAGGGAATGAGTATTGGATCTGTTAGACATGTGTCTGATATCAAGACTGAGGGAATGACTCAAGAAGGGCAAGGTATTCTTGGTTTACAAACAGGCACAAACCAGTTTGCTACACAAAAAGGAATGTCAATGGGTGCTGTGCGCCACATCGCAGATATTAAATCTGACAAAATGACACAAGAGGCACAAGGAATGTTGAGTCTTCAAACTGGAACCAACCAATTTGCTTCTCAGAAGGGCATGAGCATGGGAGGTGTAAGACATGTGTCGGATATTAAAGCGGATGAAATGTCAAAAGAAAGTCAAGGCATGCTCAACCCACAAACTGGTACCAACCAGTTCGCCTCACAGAAAGGAATGTCTATTGGCAAAAGCCGACACGCTGCTGACATCAAAAGTGATGGAATGTGTCAAGAAAGCCAGGGTACTATCACCAAACAAGCAG GAACCAATGAATTTGCTTCCCAGAAAGGAATGTCAATCGGTGCCATCAGGCATGTGGCTGACATCAGTGGAGGCAAGATCTGTCAAGAGAGTCAAGGGCTTTTGAACCAGCAACTCGGAACAGGGCAGTTTGCTACTCAGAAGGGTATGGCCATGGGCAAAACCAGACATGTTGGAGATATTGATGGCGGTCAGGTGTCTCAGCTGAGCCAGGGCTTTGTCGGACTGCAAGCGGGCACAAACAAATTCGCAACACAAAAGGGAATGAGTTTTGGTAAAGGACGAGGTATCAGCGATGCGCGGATTACACAAGTTTATGATGGTTATGAGCATGAAAATGGCTTCGCCGATGAAGAGAATATGATAGGAGAGCAAAATGGATATTGTGCTGAAGAGCCTGCCTTACCTATCGAAAATGGATTTGAGCCTGAGGAACTAGGTACTTATGAATCGGGAAATGAAGAACCAAACACGAACGAACCTGAATATGGAGAACCAAACACGAACGAACCTGAATATGGAGAACCAAACACGAACGAACCTGAATATGAAGAAACGAACACATACGACCCCGAGGAACGGAATATGTACAACTCAGGGGAAGAAAACAATGATACCTATGACCAAGATGAAAATGCTGGCAATGAATCAGAATTTGGTTTTCCTGGTGCAGACAACACATTTGATTCAGCAATAGAGTGTGAAAACTAA